The proteins below come from a single Acidobacteriota bacterium genomic window:
- a CDS encoding glycosyltransferase family 4 protein, which produces MRILTFSRVGLGEARAHGINIVNTAAALARAGATVTVHADTNGADRDSILKDHGITASPRLTFRDMGWRWHNLALPLVAPGLLRATPGEPSILFVNEVRPFALTLIRAARKKGLKVAFEAHNAAGMMMAEKAGVPVPDAASAGSGLNLMGGYKLAEESEEERAGRERATPKPDPEAMERAEKRAALEREILLAADVLLAPQRLTIAALKGMTRPGVPAFAVPNATLIPPPAPPKPKEFDIIYCGSLDDWKGVDDVVAAMPKLYPYKLTLVGAKEGPDVARLKEIALKLGVVSRVEFRGKVPSAQVWDLYARARVGIVPLHPAFVEAREYTSPVKLFEMMAAGLPIVAARLASIQEYVTEGQEVLMAKSDSPDEYAASIRKLLEDADLAQKLAASGRAKAAEFTYDRRAAKFLGAFQAALG; this is translated from the coding sequence ATGCGCATTCTCACGTTCAGCCGCGTCGGCCTCGGGGAAGCCCGGGCTCACGGCATCAACATCGTGAACACGGCGGCGGCGCTGGCGCGGGCGGGCGCCACGGTCACCGTTCACGCCGACACGAACGGCGCGGATCGCGACTCGATTCTCAAGGATCACGGGATCACCGCGTCCCCGCGGCTCACCTTTCGCGACATGGGATGGCGCTGGCACAACCTCGCGCTGCCGCTCGTCGCCCCCGGGCTCCTCCGCGCGACGCCCGGGGAACCGTCGATCCTCTTCGTCAACGAGGTCCGACCCTTCGCGCTCACGCTCATCCGGGCCGCGCGAAAGAAGGGGCTGAAGGTCGCGTTCGAGGCGCACAACGCCGCCGGGATGATGATGGCGGAGAAGGCGGGGGTGCCCGTGCCCGACGCCGCGTCGGCCGGCTCGGGATTGAACCTGATGGGAGGCTACAAGCTCGCCGAGGAGTCCGAGGAGGAGCGCGCCGGCCGCGAGCGCGCGACGCCGAAGCCCGACCCCGAGGCGATGGAAAGGGCGGAGAAGCGGGCGGCGCTCGAGCGCGAGATCCTCCTCGCCGCCGACGTCCTCCTGGCGCCGCAGCGCCTGACGATTGCGGCGCTCAAGGGGATGACGAGGCCCGGCGTCCCCGCCTTCGCGGTGCCGAACGCGACGCTGATCCCCCCACCGGCGCCGCCGAAGCCGAAGGAGTTCGACATCATCTACTGCGGCTCGTTGGACGATTGGAAGGGGGTCGACGACGTCGTCGCGGCGATGCCCAAGCTGTATCCGTACAAGCTCACGCTCGTGGGCGCGAAGGAGGGGCCGGACGTCGCGCGGCTGAAGGAGATCGCGCTCAAGCTCGGCGTGGTCTCGCGCGTGGAGTTCCGCGGGAAGGTGCCGTCGGCGCAGGTGTGGGACCTCTACGCGCGGGCGCGCGTCGGCATCGTCCCGCTCCACCCGGCCTTCGTCGAGGCGCGCGAGTACACGAGCCCGGTGAAGCTCTTCGAGATGATGGCCGCCGGGCTTCCGATCGTGGCGGCGCGGCTCGCCTCGATCCAGGAGTACGTCACCGAGGGACAGGAAGTGCTGATGGCGAAGAGCGACTCCCCCGACGAGTACGCCGCGTCCATCAGGAAGCTCCTCGAGGACGCGGACCTCGCCCAGAAGCTGGCCGCGAGCGGCCGGGCGAAGGCCGCGGAGTTCACGTATGAC